A genomic window from Candidatus Andeanibacterium colombiense includes:
- a CDS encoding NAD-dependent succinate-semialdehyde dehydrogenase: protein MSKNMDYPDVEMLVGGKWIMADPRPVQDPCSGAVIGERAHATAAHIDEAVDAASSGMREWWDLGPAGRESVMVKAASLLRERVEQIARIITLEEGKTLREARGEILRAASYIEWDAHEGRRLYGRIVPSTDDYQLAVHRRPVGLVAGFSPWNFPIGSPTRKIGGALAAGCGVILKAAEDTPGAARQLVQAFVDAGIPDGALSLVFGDPPAISEQLLAHPDVRMITFTGSVAVGKHLAALAGAQMKPALMELGGHCPVFVSATADIRAAARSTAMVKAMNAGQVCVSPTRFFVEEAAFDAFAEEMATAAGAVRLGSGLDEATEMGPLINRRRLDSIAGLVDEARADGAEILAGGAQADRPGNFYPLTVLADVPENARIMREEPFGPVALLVRVKDVDQAIERANSVAYGLAGYAFTNSARDMQRLSSRLEVGNLAINHLMASDADLPFGGVKDSGLGREGGAEGPLNHTIVKTVSTLFLDVN, encoded by the coding sequence TTGAGCAAGAATATGGACTATCCGGACGTCGAAATGCTGGTGGGCGGCAAGTGGATCATGGCGGATCCGCGCCCGGTTCAGGACCCCTGCAGCGGAGCAGTGATCGGCGAGCGCGCCCACGCGACCGCGGCGCATATCGATGAAGCCGTCGATGCGGCGAGCAGCGGGATGCGCGAATGGTGGGATCTGGGTCCCGCCGGGCGTGAGTCCGTCATGGTCAAGGCCGCATCGCTGCTGCGCGAGCGGGTCGAGCAGATCGCCCGCATCATCACGCTGGAAGAGGGCAAGACGCTGCGCGAAGCACGCGGGGAAATTCTTCGCGCGGCGAGCTATATCGAATGGGACGCGCACGAGGGCCGCCGGCTGTACGGCCGGATCGTCCCATCGACCGACGATTATCAGCTTGCGGTGCACCGGCGCCCGGTCGGCCTGGTCGCGGGCTTCTCCCCGTGGAATTTCCCGATCGGTTCTCCCACCCGCAAGATCGGCGGAGCGCTCGCGGCGGGATGCGGGGTGATCCTGAAGGCGGCGGAGGATACGCCCGGTGCCGCGCGGCAACTGGTACAGGCGTTCGTCGATGCAGGGATTCCGGACGGCGCGTTAAGCCTCGTCTTCGGCGACCCGCCTGCTATCTCGGAACAATTGCTGGCGCATCCGGACGTCCGGATGATCACCTTCACCGGGTCGGTCGCGGTTGGCAAGCATCTTGCGGCGCTGGCGGGCGCGCAGATGAAACCGGCATTGATGGAGTTGGGCGGGCACTGCCCGGTGTTCGTTTCGGCCACCGCGGATATTCGCGCGGCTGCCCGGTCGACCGCGATGGTCAAGGCGATGAACGCCGGCCAGGTGTGCGTTTCGCCCACGCGGTTCTTCGTCGAGGAAGCGGCGTTCGACGCCTTTGCGGAAGAAATGGCCACGGCCGCGGGCGCGGTCCGGCTCGGCAGCGGGCTGGACGAGGCGACCGAGATGGGGCCGCTGATCAACCGGCGGCGTCTGGACTCGATCGCCGGGCTGGTCGACGAGGCGCGGGCGGACGGGGCGGAAATCCTGGCGGGAGGAGCGCAAGCCGACCGCCCGGGCAATTTCTATCCGCTCACTGTGCTGGCGGATGTCCCGGAAAACGCCAGGATCATGCGCGAGGAGCCGTTCGGCCCGGTCGCTCTGCTGGTGCGCGTCAAGGACGTCGATCAGGCGATCGAGCGTGCGAACTCGGTGGCTTACGGCCTCGCGGGTTATGCCTTCACCAACTCCGCCCGCGACATGCAGCGCCTTTCCAGTCGGCTCGAGGTCGGCAATCTCGCGATCAACCATCTCATGGCATCCGACGCCGACCTTCCTTTCGGAGGGGTGAAAGACAGCGGCCTTGGCCGCGAGGGCGGCGCGGAGGGGCCACTGAACCATACCATCGTCAAGACCGTCTCGACCCTGTTCCTTGACGTGAACTGA